The Elgaria multicarinata webbii isolate HBS135686 ecotype San Diego chromosome 13, rElgMul1.1.pri, whole genome shotgun sequence region TGCCAACAAGGGATTGGGACACTTCAAGACTGAGGTAAAAGGGTCCTAAATCCCtatctgtttgttttattattcttttgaGAAGTTGGCAGAGAGGTTGCTGATGCTTTTTTGATCTACTTCTGTAGGATGCATGCACAAGGAATCCATccgaagagaagaaaaagagtacAAGAAGACCCGCGAAAAGCCCCGCCTACCAGAAGGTGTGAACTACCTCACCCTCTTGTGGTACCTGATCTTCTACGAACCGGTCATCACTGAGGTCCACCTCAGGAGAAAGAACATCGATTTCATCTTCATGAGGTTCAGCGCCTGGCAATATGCCGGCAGTGACAAGCTGTGGGCGGGTCTGGTCACCACCCTGTGTGATCACATCCGCCAAAAGTTTGGGCCTCTCGCTCTGAGCTTCTACCACGTGGTGGGGAGCAGGCCGCGCTTTGCCTCCGGGTTCAGCCAAAAAGAGTGGAGAGTCAAAAAGAAAGTCGGTTGGACGGCTGGAGGTCTTGTGCTTGCCCTGTTGGCTGGCGTGGGCCTAGTCTCAAGCACGCTCTTCGTGCCGGGGATCAGGGATGGCAGTGCCTTGCAAATCATTGGCGCCACCATCGCCGCTACTTCCGGCTCAGGGGCCCTATTGTCCCTTGCCCCGGTGATCAAGCACCTGATTATCAGCGagaagaaaagaattgagagCCTGACCAGCAACCAGAAGTTTACCAGCCACCTTGGCTTCATGAGCACGGTGAAGCACGAGATTGAAACCCTCACCAACTTTGTGTATTACATGGAGATCTTTGAGCGGCGGCGATTGAGGATCGTCTTCGAGATCACCAGTTTGGACATGTGCTACCCGGAAAGGGTGGTCGGGGTTCTGAACGCCATGAACACGTTGCTATCGGACACCAACGCCCCGTTCATCTTCATCCTGGTGGTGGACCCTTGCGTCATCGCCTCTTGCTTAGAGCAAGCCAGCGTCATGAAGGGGATGGCCGACAACGGCTATCTCTACCTCAATCGCTCCGTGACGTTGCCTTTCTCCATCCCAGCAATCGGCATCAGGTCGAAGATACGGTTTCTGCACGAGGCCTTCCAGTCTCGGGAAGACCTGATGTACCGGATCATCACAAAAAACATGGAACAGGTAACCAGGAAGTCCAAAGGGAAAGACGCAGCCTTGACAGACATGGAAAACTCGATGGAAGTAGACCAGCATCAAATTGACGCTCAGGCCGTACAGTACATCCACGAGGCTTTCCACTGCTTGCACGACGAGTTCGACTGCCTTTACAGGTACGTCCCGGACAGCATTGTCCAAATGAAGAGGATTGTCAACACCATTCCCATTACCATCCGGCTCATGACCCAGCAGCATTTGCTCCGGCACACCATCTGTCCCCGGTCGGTGGCAGGCTGGGTGATCTTGGCCAACCAATGGCCGTGCCGTTTGAGCTGGATTCTGCAGTGCATGGAAGACAGGCTGCAGAGCCGCCCAACCCAGGACTATGAGAAGGAGCCGATGTGGCACATCTTCACGGAGAATTGCAAGGACCTCTATTCCAACCACAAGGAGCTCCAGAACATCATGGCTTTGGACGGCGACCCGGAACTCTTCGCGAAGTTCTTGGCGTACGACTTCCCTTTCACAGTGCAGGAAGGGGAGAAGTACCTGAAGTATACGGTCAACTTGGACCACTCCATAAGGTGTCGGATGGGGCAGCTGCGGTCGCTAGCTTCCTTGGAGAAGGACTACAGCAAAGAGGAAACTGGTACAGGCAGAATGGTTTAACGACATGGATTTCAAGATGTATTCCAGGAAAACCTATTGGGCTTTGTCAGAAACCTAGCTGTGGTGATATAACGTCAGTAACGGTAGGCAAGTTGTTTTGCACAGCACAGCAACGGAGAGGCCCTGAAGGCATAGCCACTGCCACTGTGAACTGAGTATGCGCTCTAGAATGCGCCCCAGAAccctctggggtgtgtgtgtggaattaacGTGGGAAGGGTTTCCTGGAGCCTGGGGggaaaagtttgaaaaccacttcGTTCAGATGAGGGGCACGCAGCAATTTTCACCAAAAGTCCAAGTCAAGTTCATTgtgcaaccagccattatacagtttcacatagatgtgtcacattcattcattcattcattcattcccttggcctttgtgcgcaagagcagggccagcacaagaaatttagcagttctaaaagttacatatttattaaaaccattctataaaaaacacagcttttcgagggatgatcttcccttcatccGAACTATCAAAGGAAGGATATACATTTTCCTAATGTCTGAACagactttgcattctaaaataaaatgagtgcaccaaaaaaacccaaaaaaactttGGGCATCCTGGTGTGTGATGCTAAATGGTACATTTGAACTTTTTTGTGTGGAATGTATGAACGCTGTGaatatatggggtggggggagactctGGAAGAGAAGTCAGCTGCACAGTGGAGCCAATGTATGTTTTGTGTTAGGAGCGGAGGCagtggtgactccgatgtcaatgAGGCGGAgagtccgctccgggtttcagtcagagctctaaaggagttatccgaATGGTGGAAGCTCCTTGGGtaactcctttagagctctgactgaaacccggagcggattcacaaccCCCTGACATTGGAATGACCAGCCTTCACTGAGCTGATGGGATTTATTTCGGAAGAAAGCAAGAGagaagcccgggggggggggcacataggTGAAGGAGTACTAATAATGTGTGGCAGCTGGAGAAGGACCATGAATCATCCACAAATGAAGAAAAAGCACAGAATGTGATCCTAGATCCTGACACCTTACcagcttttatttgttttttcaaaGCCAAGTTTCTAGTTCTTATGACTGAAAAGCTGTGCTTGTAAGTGTGGGGATAATATTGATCAAACTCTCAGGAAGCCGAGGGTTGTCCAAATAAAAAATTTAACGGTTGAGGGGGCCGGGGCCTCAGTGTCCCGTGCGGCTCTTTGCCCCTTCTTGTGAGTAAGCAGCAGttggaaagaaaggaacctctcgtgcaagcactgagtcattactgactcttgaagggacgccagctttcgctgacgttttcttggcaggccttatagcggggtggtttgctgttgccttccccggccgttattccctttcccccagctaacttggtactcattttaccgacctcaggaggatggaaggctgagtcgacccaagccggctgcctgaaaccagcttccgctgggatcgaactcaggccgtggagagagtttcagctgcagaaactgctgctttactgctctgcgccacacgaggctcttaagcAGCAGTTAGGGACAGTCTAAGCCCATTTCTGAACCATGTAACTTTTGCAAGTGTTACTTActcataaatccattctgtcctgtttccgtTGTAATctgcgattaaaaaaaaaaaaaaaagcctgcacAAAAAACCCACATTTGGATACATCTTCAGCTATGCATTTctagattttttctctctctccagagatgcctttttaaatgtatttttgaacTGAGAACTGTTTCAGAACCAAGTTCTGGTCTGCATTGTAGTCCAAGAGTTGTGGATCAGGCCAGCCACACTGgaatcaaatttctccagcacccttagcagcagaataaattatggGAAAATCAACATATTTGCATATAATTTATACAGGTTGCAGAATCTGTGTTGCTGGACTGCAGAattttagttaaaaaaaaccctaaaataaTAACACAGCCCTaggtttgcatattcaaaactAAAAGCAATTGCTTTCAACTCAATTCATAAGTTAAAGTACATTTTTCTGGAAGGCCATAAATGTGTgaatgaggctgcaattctatccaTTTCCTAGAgtcagcctcattgaactcaatgggacttacatctgagtagatgcCTAGCATTTCTCTGTGAGTCTGTGGGTTAACGCTCTCCTCTACAACAGATGGAAAGTTAAGTTCTCATGCCACAAGAGGGATTAAGAGCTTCAGAGGGAAAGCCTCCAATTCAAATTTTACCTAATTCAGTAGCCAAAGCGGctcctgccttcctttccctctgcaatACTGCAACAATACTGATCTGTTAGAATTACTGTGACAATATAAATAAAGCACTATTAACAATGTAAAACACCCGAAGCAATGTGATTGTGTCCTTAGCATCTTTGACCCTTTTAAAGGATCACTGGAAGTGAATAAAgtgatgtcattttttaaaatatgtatttataaatGTACAGCCTGAGAAGAAAATTTAAGAGTGTGACAGCGAGTACCCCATGGAATTTGGTGGGAGCCACAGAGAGCTAATCCAGGCCCATCTGCATGAGAGCTCCGCCCAAAATCTTGTTTTATGGATCATGTGGCTAGAATGTGACAGAAAGCGGCCAGAGATATATGTGCAATATATATGAAATAGTTAATATATGTGCGTGCAATAGCTGAGACTTCAGGAGCAGCATTTGAAACCCCAACACAAAGCGGCATTGTGTTCTTTGTTTACCGCTCCTTCTCAAGACCAAATAAAAGATGGTTCCAAATCGTGGCTGTTTCCCAGTGTGCCTTTCATTTGCTCGCATCTTCGCTCTGTGGGAAGAGGAGTTCTCTGAATGAAAAGGTCGTAGAGGGTGCTGCATTGAAGCAGAGTTTAagagtacttctttacacaatgGCCAGCTTCACACGTAACAAGCCAcggtttaattaacccatgggAAATTAACCTATAATTTGGTTGCCAGACAACCaggcaaaccatgggttgtttcttaagttcctgggttgtttggttcCCACCCCTTCCCTCTATCCCACATGCCTTTGCAGTACTATATTACTGACATGTAGAGTGGCAGGGTTTTTTTGAGCATTCTTGCCCTCTGCCTTGTAGCGTGGTGAAAcagcccatgaacaacccacagttctgggtccaCACATAGCAACAACCcaatgtttcaaacaaaccacagttcaccACCAAACAACCATGGGttgtctttgtgggttgttcacagttttctccccattctcccTAAGTATTCATCTGAAGGGGTTCAGGTTCACTGCCAGGCATGTCTAGTAAAAGGATCAGGCAGTAAATGATGGGAAAAGGCCCCTTTCTGCCAGACATTCTGGAGAGACGATACCAGGGcagacaaaactgggctagacagaccaacAGCCTGACTTGGTGTAAAGTAGCTTCCTATGAACCAGGGGGTGGCATAGCTcaggggcagagcacctgctttgcatgccaaaggcccCGGGTTCAATGTCAGGCAGGTCCCATAAAAAGATGAGGcagggggatgctgggggttgtaggacttctctcccccccccccgtctaaacacaCATAAGAGATACACCCTAAATCTCTTAGTCTTCAAAGAGACCTATGTTTTGATCTCCCTGGATGGTGATGGGTCCTAAGGTTCTCTCCACTAGCAAGGAAGCTGCTGCCACCCAGTGGAAGACTGAAGAACTGCTTCCCTTTTATAGCCACTGAGCTGAGAAGGGCGGTGGGTGCCTCCGGGATGCTCCGAAGCCGCTTCCTCAAAACCCTTGGAAAGGTAAGAGAAGAGTCGGAATCTGAAAAGGAATTCCAGATGATGACTTGCTGTGATGAGAGTACTATCACTCAGCATTGGCATCAGCACCGTAAGGATGTTCATAGTATTCGGTGTACGTAGAATTTCACATATATTATCCCGGTGCCAgatgtgtaggggtgtgtgtgtgaaggagcccACTGAAACATCTGGGATCAGAGGACGTCAAGAAGGTCGACATTTTCACTTAACCACAGCAAATAATTAGTTTGGAAACACAGAGGGCCACACGCAAATCCAGCCTCTGTCAGGAAAATCTTTATTTCAACCAAGCATAGTATAAATTAACCTATTAAATGCATGAACACAAAAAAAGAATTTCCtaggattaaaaacaaacaaaaacaaagtataaaTAAAGCAAAGGATCAGCTTTGCTAAATCATTAGAATGAAAACAATCAACTTATTTCCCCACCAGGCCCCGCCCACCCAACTCCCCAAGTGCTGGAACAGAAAGAAATGTTGACATCAGTTTTGGTCTAGATGGGAGAAAATTGGCAGTTGCCCCGAGACATTTTGGTACCCACAAAATGAGCCAACAGGGCAGCAAgaaaataactttttattttatatccccCTTACCCATTTAGGAACTCGAGGCAGCTTAAAAACACATTTGAACGAAGCTGTTTCAGCAAGTAGGAGCTTCAAGGGAACaggtgtttccccaccccaccctagggGTGTTTGTTTGACTGGACCTCGGCAGTGGTGCAATAAGCAAGCCCACCCAGGAATTGCTTGCCTCCTCCCCAGATTAAATCTAAGAGGCTATGGGAGTCTAGCTCCTGCCACCCGGTTCTTCCCACAGGGAAGCTTTAATTTGTCTTtcgggcaggggtgcagaacttcagaccCAGGGTCCAAATCCAGACCTCCCAGGTACCCAGAAGCCACACCCCCTTCTTccggtcccaccccctttcccccatcaccaCTCCTTTGGTTACTAactgggttttgtgcagttttctctccATTCTCCTTAACTAGCAATCACTGGCAACAAGAGctttgtagcctggtgaaacaacccacagttctgggtttgcatgtaacaaccacccatggtttaaacaacccacagttcacaacccaacaacgaaccatggattctctttgtgggttgtttgtagttttctccccattctcccTAAGTATTAATCAccgacagtaagagctttaagctaaaatatgtggatgattttttgcatttcccccccccctttggctccgcccaccactggaatgcaacccctgAGAGTGTCTCCAAAATGTAATTCAGAccttaggctgaaagaagttctgcatttctgctttgggagaatcTCCACCGGCAGATGAGGGTCAGGAGACGACGTGACCGGTCTTGTTTTAAAGGCCAGACCCAAGTGGCAACCTGGACCCTCTTTTCAATGGGCTCATTTAAAGCAGCCAACCAGAGAGGAACAATTAAGAAGGGGGAGGCAGACAGAGGCAGCTGCTCCTACAGACACAACGAATATATGCTGGAAGCACAGGAGAGTGTGGAAACCCCGCACGAAAGGTCAGATTGGAGGGGCTTAAGATCTCTTGGGAAAGAAATGGCCAGAAGTCATCGGACCCTGCCTTCTGCTCCACCGAAGG contains the following coding sequences:
- the NKPD1 gene encoding NTPase KAP family P-loop domain-containing protein 1; the protein is MSCDEEITRLHHCEEPHDRGCGCSRGNCRCANAECHTRKDILSEEDIYCSCLSKTLCHTSTPVTVGFYSPCGTRLNSLLDQIAGCMHKESIRREEKEYKKTREKPRLPEGVNYLTLLWYLIFYEPVITEVHLRRKNIDFIFMRFSAWQYAGSDKLWAGLVTTLCDHIRQKFGPLALSFYHVVGSRPRFASGFSQKEWRVKKKVGWTAGGLVLALLAGVGLVSSTLFVPGIRDGSALQIIGATIAATSGSGALLSLAPVIKHLIISEKKRIESLTSNQKFTSHLGFMSTVKHEIETLTNFVYYMEIFERRRLRIVFEITSLDMCYPERVVGVLNAMNTLLSDTNAPFIFILVVDPCVIASCLEQASVMKGMADNGYLYLNRSVTLPFSIPAIGIRSKIRFLHEAFQSREDLMYRIITKNMEQVTRKSKGKDAALTDMENSMEVDQHQIDAQAVQYIHEAFHCLHDEFDCLYRYVPDSIVQMKRIVNTIPITIRLMTQQHLLRHTICPRSVAGWVILANQWPCRLSWILQCMEDRLQSRPTQDYEKEPMWHIFTENCKDLYSNHKELQNIMALDGDPELFAKFLAYDFPFTVQEGEKYLKYTVNLDHSIRCRMGQLRSLASLEKDYSKEETGTGRMV